A segment of the Siphonobacter curvatus genome:
GGTTTGAAGCAGTTTACAATTGCTTCAAACCTGATCAAACTTTTTTCAAACTACTGCAACTTTTTTCAAACCCCCTGAACCTATCTCACACCCCAAACTTGTTCAACCCTTAAACCTTATCAAACTACTCAAACCTACTCAGACTTGAAACCTGCTCAAACCCTCTTCCCACTCAATTTGATAGAATCGTTCTCTTGCTTTGATAGGATCATTCCAACAAAAAATGGTGTATTATCCGAACTTTGTGGTAGTAAACCTCTTAAACACGATTAATATGGAAGCGACACTCGAGGCTCCGGTTCGGACGGATCATCCGACTTTTAAAGAACGATACGAAAATTTCATTGGTGGCAAATGGGTAGCTCCGGCTCGTGGTCAGTACTTCGATAATATTTCTCCCGTTGATGGTAAGGTGTTTTGTCAGGTAGCCCGTTCGACTGCCGAAGATATAGAAAAGGCTCTGGACGCGGCTCATGCGGCTTTTCCGGTCTGGTCCAAAACGTCGGTAGCCGCCCGTAGTAATGTGCTACTGAAAATTGCCGACCGCATTGAACAGAACCTGGAGTATCTGGCGAAAATAGAAACCATTGATAACGGCAAACCCCTACGGGAAACGCTGGCGGCTGATTTACCGCTGGTCGTTGATCATTTCCGGTACTATGCGGGGGTCATTCGGGCGGAAGAAAGCTCGGTGGCCGAACTCGATTCCACAACCGTTTCATTGAATATCCACGAACCCATCGGGGTAGTAGGTCAGATCATTCCCTGGAATTTTCCGCTTCTGATGGCTACCTGGAAAGTAGCTCCGGCTCTGGCAGCGGGCTGTACCATCGTACTGAAACCCGCCGAACAAACGCCGACCAGTATTCTGATTTTGATGGAACTGGTGGGTGATTTATTACCCGAAGGCGTACTAAACGTAGTAAACGGATTTGGACTGGAAGCGGGCAAACCGCTGGCTTCGTCGAATCGGGTGGCAAAGGTTGCCTTTACGGGTGAAACGACCACGGGCCGCCTCATCCTGCAATACGCCGCTGAAAACCTGATTCCGGCTACGATGGAACTGGGAGGGAAATCGCCCAACATCATTTTCCCGAGTGTGATGGACAAGGACGATGAGTTTCTGGACAAAGCCGTGGAAGGAGCCGTACTGTTTGCTCTTAATCAGGGTGAAATCTGTACCTGTCCTTCGCGTTTGCTGGTACACGAATCGATTTACGAGAAGTTTATTGAGAAAGTCATTGCCCGTACCAAAGCGATTAAAATGGGCAGTCCGCTTGCCCCGGATACCATGCTGGGAGCCCAGGCTTCGAAAGATCAGTACGAAAAGATTCTCTCGTACATCGAAATTGGGAAGCAGGAAGGAGCTGAAGTATTGACGGGTGGAGCGGCATTCCATCAGAATAGCGGACTGGAAAACGGCTACTACATTCAACCGACCATTCTGAAAGGACATAACAAAATGCGGATTTTCCAGGAGGAAATCTTCGGCCCGGTCTTGTCCGTAACCACCTTTAAGGATACGGAAGAAGCTATCGCCATTGCCAACGACACGTTATACGGTCTCGGTGCTGGCGTCTGGACCCGCGATGCTCACGAACTCTATACGGTACCACGGGCCATTCAGGCGGGCCGAGTATGGGTCAACTGCTACCACGCGTATCCGGCTCACGCTCCGTTTGGTGGATACAAGAAATCAGGTTTCGGTCGAGAAACGCACAAAATGATGCTGAGCCACTACCGCCAAACCAAAAACATGCTGATTTCTTACGATAAGAATAAGTTGGGATTCTTTTAATGCGTTTTGAGTTTAGGGTTGGGGGTTTTGAGTTAGGGCTCTCATGTGGTTGGTTATTGATACAATAGAAGTTGACAGTGGTTTTTAAAGTCACGAATTGAGCTGTATCAGCTAGCCTCTGATTTGGGAAAATCCAACTCTAAACTTAAAACCCTAAACTCATCAACTCCTATGGTTGCTCGCGTTTTAATTACCGATGCGGCGAAAGCCATTATTGATCAACTGCGGGAAGAGCATGGTGAGCTACTATTTCACCAAAGCGGCGGCTGTTGTGATGGATCTTCGCCGATGTGTTTTCCCATACATGATTTCAAGATTGGTAGTCACGATGTATTACTGGGACGCGTACACGGCTGTGATTTTTACATGAGTGATTTTCAGTTTGAATACTGGCAACACACGCAATTAACGCTGGACGTAGTACCGGGACGCGGGGCTAGTTTTTCGGCGGAAATTCCGTTAGGCGTAAGGTTTCTGATTCGTTCGCGACTTTTTACGGAAGAGGAGTTGCAAAATCTGGAACCTGTTTCCGTTGGTGGAGCGGTATAAATGCTTCATCAACGTCCGCTAGAGCTTCGGGTGAAAACCCGGAGCTCTTTTTTTGTTGGCGTTGGTTGATTGAAAAGGATGAGGTTAGTTACAGGCGGGGCTTACAGCGATAGTAATAG
Coding sequences within it:
- a CDS encoding aldehyde dehydrogenase family protein — encoded protein: MEATLEAPVRTDHPTFKERYENFIGGKWVAPARGQYFDNISPVDGKVFCQVARSTAEDIEKALDAAHAAFPVWSKTSVAARSNVLLKIADRIEQNLEYLAKIETIDNGKPLRETLAADLPLVVDHFRYYAGVIRAEESSVAELDSTTVSLNIHEPIGVVGQIIPWNFPLLMATWKVAPALAAGCTIVLKPAEQTPTSILILMELVGDLLPEGVLNVVNGFGLEAGKPLASSNRVAKVAFTGETTTGRLILQYAAENLIPATMELGGKSPNIIFPSVMDKDDEFLDKAVEGAVLFALNQGEICTCPSRLLVHESIYEKFIEKVIARTKAIKMGSPLAPDTMLGAQASKDQYEKILSYIEIGKQEGAEVLTGGAAFHQNSGLENGYYIQPTILKGHNKMRIFQEEIFGPVLSVTTFKDTEEAIAIANDTLYGLGAGVWTRDAHELYTVPRAIQAGRVWVNCYHAYPAHAPFGGYKKSGFGRETHKMMLSHYRQTKNMLISYDKNKLGFF
- a CDS encoding DUF779 domain-containing protein, whose protein sequence is MVARVLITDAAKAIIDQLREEHGELLFHQSGGCCDGSSPMCFPIHDFKIGSHDVLLGRVHGCDFYMSDFQFEYWQHTQLTLDVVPGRGASFSAEIPLGVRFLIRSRLFTEEELQNLEPVSVGGAV